In Lolium rigidum isolate FL_2022 chromosome 3, APGP_CSIRO_Lrig_0.1, whole genome shotgun sequence, the genomic window ACAATTCACCAGATTGTAAAGATCCTTGGTACCCATGGAGTACCTCCTGAGCGCATTAACATCAAGCCGAATTTCCATGATTATGGCCTCGGGTGTAAGTAACTAACTACACATTTTACTATATTATGTTTATGTAATATGCATGCATGTCCTTCAATTAGCATTGGGAAAAATTATTGATTAATTTAGAAAATTTAACTTTGAACTTCGCATTACTTAAAAATTGGAAAAGTAAGCATCCATCATTTAGTGAATCTAGAAATGAGGAAGTTTCTATTGGACTGTTACGTCACATCCACCTAACATATATCAGTAAATATCTAAAGCTAAGCACTAGCATCATTTGGACTTAATTTACCATTTTGTGCTACTTATCATGAATACCCAATATCAACCTTATTGACCCCATCTCTCAGGCAACAACTACAGCCGCGTCAGGTGCTTGTTGGCTGTTATATCATGCCTATATTGTTGTCACTTGTGAGAGGATAATGTTTGATTAGCATAGCAATCACAGTTATGTACCAAATTAGTccatattatattatattattatAATGAGATAGTTTTGCCTTGAGGTGCTCTTAGTTTTCTTTGAGGACAAGGGCGGTTGTCAATTAATAGAGCGCCCGTCTAGCATTCACATAACTAGAACAAGCTTTTATGTGGGCCAATCATCCAATTGAGTTTTGTATAAAATATTTTCTGCATTTACTGTGGCCTTTCCATTTCTGTGATTGTACCTTCCCATTTTTTGGTGTGGCCTTTCATAACTTGCATCTTTTATTCTTTATACAGGTTTCAGTTTTGAGTAAAAGTAGTTCAGCTAGTCAACTAGTATCTTGCTCATTTGCACTGAATGCCACTAAATTTGGTGCCGTGAGGTTGCTGCGTTCTGTCTACCGGGGTTGGATCATGCGCCTCTCTGTTCCTTTCTGAAGAACTCAATATAGAATTTCTTATGTGAGTTGCTTGGATGCACTAGTGTACATCTAAATAGATTTCTTGTTTCCTGAACTTGATATCTGGTCTGAACGGATTTCCGTCTTGGACATCTGAGTTTTAGTTAGTTGTTTCAGGACTTATCTAGCACTATAACTTATGTTGATATGTATTGTACTATGAAGTAAACTTTGATGATGCTTAAAGATGTTTTGCAGACTATGTATTTACCTGAAAATATTTGGCAACGCTCAGGGGATGCGAATAGATTGGAGTTCTTTGGTGGATAGTAAATTCATGGGAAAATATTGAACACTTAAaaaaatctatttttattttttgacagTGTACATATTTGTGTCTTTTACATGTCTGCAAATTTTCTTGTAGAGAAAACATGTGCTGTGTTGTGGAAAAATATTACACTGTAAAAAGCAATTTCCGAGCACAAAATTATCTTTTTTGCACAGGTTACAAAAAATATAATATTTTCTTTATACTTTGTGGGAACATAGGACATGAAGATGTAGATGTGATAATTTTCTATGTATTCTTTTATATGTAAAAAAACCTTTATAaaagcaggagcatatgctcttggACACCGTTTTGAATTTCCAAATCTTGAcataaaataaaatgcagaaaCATTTTACTACATGATTTCATCGATAGAAAGAGTGGAGTTGAAAAGGTACAGGATACTACATGAACCACTACTAGAAAATTGCCTGTTAGTGGTGCACCTAAAATGGTTAGCGGTGGCgtaccatggtgcgccactcctaagtgttagtaggtgcgccactactaacaaTTTGGTGTGCCACTGTTAACCcttcttagtgcgccactactaatctTTAGGGTGTTAACCCTGCTTAGTGCACCACTACTAATCTTtatggtgcgccactagtaaattttgaaatttgaatctGGATCCAGCACCATGTTTTcgtgatttctttgctcgtcgttttacttgtttttgtttttttgaattatttgttCCACTCATCTAGCACCAATTTTTTTGCTCTTTTGTTTTTCCAATTAGAAGGGCCATGAGAGAGgttggaggatgaagaagagagagaggagaggatggAAAGGAAagaggatggtgaggagagaagaGGATGGAGAATGGATGAGAAGAGATGAGAGAAGATGAAGGAGGAGAGGAGGGTCACTGGAGTGcttggaggagaggaggaaggggcgctggagtggagtagaggaaggaggagaggaggaagggGCACTGGTGACATAGGAGGTTTGCGATTCTAAGCGGGCTATGATGACCTTTTCATGTGCAATTTGTTGAGTTGTCTTCTCGCTCAAAGCATTTTCAGCGACATGGAGCCTTTTCCgaagatctccaacagaggcaACGTCTTGCTCAGCTTTCTtccgagctttttcgctttgatCAAGCTTGACAGCAAGATCATCAGCGTGTTTGTTAGCTTTGGCAAGGGCCTCTGGCAGAAGGAGAAGTTGTAGGAATGTTAAGTCAAAATACAATACAGTCTAGTCAAGGCTGCAGGAAGCAAGGTTTACCTTTCAAATCTTCGACAgtatcacggtacccaataaattgagtaccgagATTGATGAAATGTTTCATCAGAGGTTGCAAAGAGAAAGTCGACAAATAAGCTCAAATGGGAAAACCTTGACAAACGATAAACAATATAGGTGCaagaaaacttacatcatccaaggaaggagtcgTCGAACTCCCAGCTAAAAAGTCGTGGCTCTCGCCAAGCCCAATCCTTGGTTTTTTCGGTGAAGGAGCTCGGGGGCTGGCGACCGGAGTCGACATTTCCCTATCTTGATGGCGGGAAGGTGAAGGTTCCTCAGTAGCACGCCGTGCTTCCGAAAGAACTAAAGTATTCGATGTGCTCGTCGGAGCCGTCATATTAGCAgcaggttcttcttcttcctcgccactATCAAGGAAGAAAAGTGAGAATGTTCACACGAAATATGCAACCATAGGAAGCAGcgtaacttacgagctaacgataGCATCCTCGTAAGGGCAGAAGGCACTTTCCTCCTCGGGGGAAGTTTCCTCGACAGGTGACCCACTGGGTTTTGAGGTGCCGGAATCCTCGACTTcacccctttttctcttgttccttggagaaatagCGGAAGGAAGAGAGCGTGTTGATTCATAAGCTTCTGATTTAGTCTCTTTCtcggaggaagccgcggatttgttagATGCATCGACTTCACTCTCGAAAGGAGTAGATTCTTGCGGGTCGTCGTGGACAATGGCTCGTTCTTCTACTTCTCCGCCTTcgcgaaggggaggaagagaagccgAGACTTGATGGTTCTACAGGGACAAGTATATAAACAAATACACAAAACATAAACAATATAGAGCAGTCGAAAAAGAGAAGAGCAACTCGAAGGAAATGTCATTTAACTTGGGAAGGGGGTGGCTGCCGTTGTATGACTCCACCCGATAGGAGGTTGGAACCTCATCTTTCTTGCTCAACGAAGAAAAGCGTCGAATAAGCTTTTCCAGGTCCTTCACGGCAAGGTCCTTGGAAATGCGATCAACGTCTTCcttgccagcatacatccaaagaggatttttgcgagcctgcagaggctgcaccctgatcctaaggaaatacgcggtaatctgaatacccgacagttctttaccGTGGGTATtctggagttggtggatgcgttTCATAAAAGCGTCGGTAGCTGTTCTTTTTTCGGCAGAAGCTTCAGCGTCCTAGGACCGGCGTCTGATGATTTttgcggcaccatcaaaaggagcaatgttgtATTCCTGATTGCCGACAGATTCATCTTTGATGTACAACCACCTCTTGggccatccttggacggaatcGGGGAACTTGACATCAAAGTAATCTATGTCGGGTCGGACGCAAATGCATACGCCGCCTACATTATAGACAACGTTGCGAGAGTTGTTGCGCCGGAGATAAAAGATACGCTTCCACGGGCCCCGATGgggatgggtcccgagaaagcattcgtagagggtgataaagagggagatgtggaggatggaatttgaggtaagctggtgcagctgaattccATAAACAAATAGAAGTCCACGAAGAAATTCATGGACGGGGGTGGAGAGAccgcggataagatggtcaacgAAGGTTACCCGATATCCGATTCGAGGCTTTGGAGCGCTCTCGTCACCGGGGAAGATGAGGGAGTCCTCCTTTGGCGCCAAGCCAAGCTTCTTGAGGCTCCTCTTGTCCTGGTTTGAGAGCTTGGATCTCTCTCATCCGGAGATCTCCACATCCTCCATAGCAGCAGTGGTCTTTGGAGCAGAGTGCTTGGCTAGCCTTAAGCGTGGAGGCATGgagcgagtgatacgtctcaaacgtatctataatttcttatgttccacgctacttttatgatgatactcacatgttttatacacattatatgtcattattatgcgttttccggaactaacctattgacgagatgccgaagtgccagtccctgttttctgctgtttttggtttcagaaattctagtaaggaaatattctcggaattggacgaaatcaacgcctagtatcttataattccacgaagcttccagaacaccggagaggcaccagaggggagccctgggggccccacacagggtggcggcgcggcccaaggggggcgcccccctattgtgtggcggctccgtaacccctccgactccgcctcttcgcctataagaagccccctgacctaaatcttcgatacgaataagccacgatacgagaaaagttccagagccgccgccatcgcgaagccaagatctgggggacaggagtctctgttccggcacgctaccgggacggggaagtgcccccggaaggcatctccatcgacgctgctgtctcccatgaggagggagtagttctccatcgaggctaagagctgtaccggtagctatgtggttaatctctctcccatgtacttcaatacaatgatctcatgagctgccttacatgattgagattcatatgagctttgtatcactattcatctatgtgctactctagtgatgttattaaagtactctattcctcctccatgatgtaatggtgacagtgtgtgcatcatgtagtacttggcgtagtttatgattgtgatctcttgtagattatgaagttaactattactatgatagtattgatgtgatctattcctcctttcatagcttgatggtgacaagtgtgcatgctatgttagtactcggtataattgcgttggtctatcatgcactctaaggttatttaaatatgaacatcgaatgttgtggagcttgttaactccggcattgaggtgctcttgtagccctacacaattaatggtgtttgtcatccaacaagagagtgtagagtggttttattatgtgatcaatgttgagagtgtccactagtgaaagtatgatccctaggccttgtttccaaatactgcaatcatcatttatttcttgttttatcgcatctttacttctcgcaatattactaccatcaatcgcacgccgacaagctattttctggcgccgttactactgctcatattaattcatactacttgtatttcactatctcttcgccgaactagtgcacctatacatctgacaagtttattaggtgtgttggggacacaagagacttcttgtatcgtgattgcagggttgcttgagagggatatctttgacctcttccttcctgagttcgataaaccttgggtgattcacttaagggaaacttgctgctgttctacaaacctctgctcttggaggcccaacactgtctacaggaatagaagcgtgcgtagacatcagcgagcTTTGGCGGAAAAAGAGAGTGTTTGGCGGCGCAGGTGAGCGGAGCTTGAGGATGGCAATggcgaaggagagagagagaggagacttgaacggcgcagcgaaggggaaaaAATAAGGAAGAAGACGATGGTTTATAGGAACGGATTGATTCATCGCACCGTTAAATGGAAAGGAAATGGATTTGATGCCTTCCACATGTTTACAAGGGCAAATGAGTCTTTTTACTTTGAGGTAACTAAACATGCGCTACAtcacgcgtgccagaaaaagcggaggacgtgtgtccccacttgcgtaacgtgtcaaacgACACAGTGTTAAGGACCCACAGGTCAGTGACATGATAGAAcccactgaaggagatatgccctagaggcaataataaagtggttattatttatatctttatgtttatgataaatgtttatatatcatgctataattgtattaaccgaaacattagtacatgtgtgatatgtagacaaacaagaagtccctagtatgcctcttaaactagcttgttgattaatggatgattagtttcataatcatgaacattggatgttattaataacaaggttatatcattatatgaatgatgtaatggacacacccaattaagcgtagcataagatctcgtcattaagttatttgctataatgaatatggaatacaatatcaagttgattattgatctatcatatatgtgttgtttatgttcttgcatgctctccgttgctagtagaggctgcggccaagttgatacttgactccaagaggaagtatttatgctttcgatagtgggttcatgcctccattgaatctgggacaggtgaaagttctaaggttgtggatgtgctgttgccactagggataaaacatcaatgctttgtctaaggatatttgtgttgattacattacgcaccatacttaatgcaattatgcattgtttgcaacttaatactggaaggggtgcggatgctaacccgaaggtggactttttaggcatagatgcaagctggatagcgatctatgtactttgtcgtaatgccctgattaaatatagtagtcatcgtgatatgtatgtgcattgttatgccctctctatttgtcaatttctcaactgtaatttgttcacccaacatgctatttcttattggagagacaccactagtgaactgtggaccccggtccattcttttacatctgaaatacaatcctacgcaaactcgttctttgttgttcttcgcaaacaaacatcattctccacaccatacgtttaatactttgttctgacaagccggtgagattgacaacctcctttgttaAGTTGGGNNNNNNNNNNNNNNNNNNNNNNNNNNNNNNNNNNNNNNNNNNNNNNNNNNNNNNNNNNNNNNNNNNNNNNNNNNNNNNNNNNNNNNNNNNNNNNNNNNNNtgtttgtatgaaattaacatcattagaaagtatttttcaatacgaatccaacgatactaattacatataatataaccaagattttgttgctcaatttttatggtcaaagttcgccttggaatacgcgtgcgccttattccttgggacggaggtagtagcacCAATGGTGCTTAAGCCTAAATGATGCTCGAGCTTAGCTTAAGATATTTATCCAAATATGTTAGGTGGATGTGACTTAACAGTCCAATAGAAAACTTCATTTGTAGCTTCAGCAAATGATCGATGGTTACTTTTCCAATTTTAAATTAATGCAAATGTTTAAGAGTTAGATTGTCTAAATTAGTGAGGTAATTTTTCCAGTGTTAATCTAAGGACACACATCAGATCACAGAAACATAATAATATTGAAATGTATTATTAGTTACTTACAGTTGAAGCCCCAGAAGCTCTGTTTGATGTTAATTCTCTCATGAGGTACTCCATGGGTACCAAGGATCTTTACAATATGGTGAATTGTGTCATCCTCCTTGCGACAGATGATTTCAACTAGTTTTAGATGCTTCGATACCAAGAATCGTGACCTTGGGTTGTAGCTTTCTTCTTTTTCAATCACATTTTTTTTCTGTAGCAAACAAAATATTTTATTGACATAAATCAACATTACATGGAAGTAACTTCAAAGAAAAATTCTAgtgtaattcttaaaaatcatgtACCTCATAACATTCAAGCTGAAGGGTAAGCCTCTCTAGAATTGGCGAGTGTTGGATAAAGTAAATTAGTCCACTGAAGTctgcaaccacacaccagtcactAAGCAACAACGTTTTCAACTGGCTAAACATAACACGCCATTTAAAATCCATCCTGCCAATAAACTGGAGAAAGTGCAGAGGATTAAAGAACTATTCCAGATGTAATTTCAAAAGTGTTAATTTAATATCACCATTTTCTACCCAGAATCCCACAATGTGTTGGGGATTTCAGCACTGGTACGCTCTTAATTTTTTTCTGTGGGTATTAATTTTTCATAGGTGATTAAGTGCTAGCAGACTCAGATGTTCATACACCACAACTATTTTTGCAAGCTTCTGTTTTTGAGGTTTCAAGTAGAGCATACTGCCACTTTTACAATAATAAATAAATTTAAAATAGGACATGTCAGTTTATGCACACTACCGATTTAAGGTGAGGACCGGCAGTAACCATGCAGTGAATTATACAGCAGTTGTAGAAGATGCCAAAGAACAATAGGAGTTGGAAAAAGTGCAGGCCTACCAGATCAGATTGACTTGTCAACTCTAAATTCATAGTGCCCGACAGACCTTTGAGAAGCACACAATCATCCTTGTCATAAAACTTGCTGTAGGAGCAACCATCACATGACTCACTGTCACAGTCCCCAAAGTAATTATCGTTCTCACAATAATCATCACAGTTTTCTTCAAACCTGAGAAATGCCCTTACCAGTGATGGCATAGGCTCAAGCAGAGGAATATGACCCGTCAAGCCATCTAGTTGCAAAGTAATCAGACTTGGGGCAGAAATGCGAGTGCGGCCATTGGAACAAAAATCCGCATCACAGATGATAAGATGAGTTAGTGATTGTGACGAGATCATCTCAGCCTTTATCACACAGTGTTTAAGCTTTAACACCTTCAACGCTGGGCAGCTCGAAAAATCTAGAAAATGTCCCCTGACCTCTATAAAGGAGACCTCCAGCCTCGTTAAGTAGTCGCTGAGAAGAGGCACATCGGATAGACACAAGCGTCTATCTTGTCTGACATCGACACGGAGCACCCGAACTTGGCATGATACAGCATAACGCAGCCAGAGTTCAATGTACCGGAATGCCTCATTGGCGTCATGATACGAATCATGTGAATTGATCTCGCATTCATGCAGAGGCGTTCGGTCGCGAAGGAGAAGCAGGTGATTTACAAACTTGCTCAGCGCGTGCGCGCTCCCATATCTCTCACCAGCAGTATTGATACGAAGGGAGGGCACGGACTTCCAGAGGTTGCGCCAGCGGGTGGCGAGCACGCACGTCCGTACGGCGTCGCGAGAGGGCAGGGACGACAGGATCTGCTGGAGGAGCGCGTCCGGCAGGGCGCCGATGCGGTCGTCGCTGCCAGCCGGAGATGCTTTCTTGATTGCCGGCGCCTTGGGACGTCTCAGCCATTCCGTCGAAGAGGTTGCCCGCGCCGGAGCAGCCAAGCTGCGGGGGCGTTTGGGATGGAATTAGACAGATCAAGCAGGCGGAAAATATGGGCAAGATCCAGTTTCCTACTGCCGGAACTCACCTCTAGTGGACGCCGGCGGCCGCGGTGCGGAAGGCGTGAGTGCTCCCCTCCCCACACCGTGCGCTGCGGCCAGCGCTCGCTTCTCCCAGCATCAAAGAAGCCCTCTTCCTCAGAGAGTCAAACCCCACTCCAGAGCAAGACGAGGAGAAGAAGAGTCTATGGCCCCGACCCCGAGTATCGCACCTCCTGACCGAGCGCAGCGCCGGCCCGCGTCCGCCATTAATAACCCTACTTGGGCAGATGGAAGAAGTTATGATGGACAGAAAAACAAGACGAGCTAAACTGGTGATGCTCTTCAAAACAAATGTTCCTGCAAAACACGATAAATAGCCATCGCGCCAAAGGAAAATAGTGCCATCGCTACAGAAGAATTATGTCTGACTGGTCGAAACGGTTTCTCCCTCCGAGAAAAGGGGATCGCACGAGGCGACCCAGGAGGCAAAAGAGGGCTCCCTTGCGTGccgtcggcggcgccgccggttcCCTCTCTCTCCGTCAGCCGCCCCGACGGCGGGAGGGAGGGGGAACCTCGGGTCTGTCCGTTTGGTGGGTGCGTGGCAGGGCCAGGGTTGTGGGAGACGCTGCCGAGGCCGTTGCGGTGGCGTCGCGTCCAAATAAATTCCTCCGAGCTCCGTTCACGGTCACGCGAGGCCTCTGCCTTCGTCTAGGAGCCAGCGGGGTGGGGGATCCCCGGATCTCGTCGAGGTCGCGGGCTATGGGGGCTGGAGGTCCATCGGCACCGTCCGGTTGGGTCCTCAGATGGGCGATGGTTGCATGGAGACGaagacccttcttcctccttgtcggtATGATTTGTTGTTGctgtttttcttctttctctgcGCTGATGCTGGAGGGAGATCCTGGTATGCCCGGGCGGGTGGCCCGGCCGCGGTGCTAGACCGGTCGATTGACTCGAGTTCCCTTCCTTCCGAAAGGGACATTTTTCGCGGTACTCGAAGCCAAATATGGCGACGGCTGCTGCCGGTATGTTGGATTGGTGTCCATGCCTTCTCGGCACTGGTGTCAAGGAAGGAGGAAGCAGCATGATGGCAATTGTACCATGGTCGAAGATGATGACCTGTTTGCGCTTAGTTGCAGTTTTTTCTACCGCAGGGGTCTTCTCTCAAGTTTCTGGGATGATGACACAGGTCTCCGGAGATTCTCATGGGTTATGGTTGTCTTAAGGTGTTTTAGGTGTTCTTGGTTCTTTGTGTTTGTATTTCTCAGTGCTTGTAAGGATCAACAACTTTGTATTTTTTTCGTGATATAAATGCAgacaattctcaaaaaaaaaaaatcagtcaaTCCGTGTAGGTACAAGCTGACCTAGCTGCGCTGCTCAG contains:
- the LOC124696679 gene encoding MEIOTIC F-BOX protein MOF-like; this encodes MAAADGKPPLVGGLKRTTFFVKWLINEDKFELLHTVKGNESILLTDFKEVAKPNIAPLKQCGLSVCDIVNLFARLLVYNPDRVKELVLRGVPRNSWAYFNFMAKRKENDAGLVEGLGMDKTCIEEQDAAAETGIPEEDLAAPARATSSTEWLRRPKAPAIKKASPAGSDDRIGALPDALLQQILSSLPSRDAVRTCVLATRWRNLWKSVPSLRINTAGERYGSAHALSKFVNHLLLLRDRTPLHECEINSHDSYHDANEAFRYIELWLRYAVSCQVRVLRVDVRQDRRLCLSDVPLLSDYLTRLEVSFIEVRGHFLDFSSCPALKVLKLKHCVIKAEMISSQSLTHLIICDADFCSNGRTRISAPSLITLQLDGLTGHIPLLEPMPSLVRAFLRFEENCDDYCENDNYFGDCDSESCDGCSYSKFYDKDDCVLLKGLSGTMNLELTSQSDLFIGRMDFKWRVMFSQLKTLLLSDWCVVADFSGLIYFIQHSPILERLTLQLECYEKKNVIEKEESYNPRSRFLVSKHLKLVEIICRKEDDTIHHIVKILGTHGVPHERINIKQSFWGFNCK